The sequence CTTCCCTAAGATCTTCAACTCTAATCTCTACCCTCTCTCCGCCTCTATCGACGGCTACGTCTGTTGGGAACTCAAAGACATCTGGGTATTCGTCGAGTAAGTTTTGTGCCTTTTTTACATACTGCTCCTCCTTGTCTACGCCTATAGGGGTCTTCAGCTTCCCTTTTGCACGTAAGAAGACGTTCGCTAACAAGCCGCTGAGAAGGACCTTGTCGGCCCTTTTATTTGTGATAAGTGTCTCTATGGCTTCGATTCGGTCGGAGACCTTGGCGCCACCTAATACTGCAACATAAGGGGCCTTTGCGACCGTAAGAATTCTGTTAAGTGTCTTTAGTTCTTTGACGATGAGGCGTCCGCCGCAAGTCGGAAGAATCTCGGCGAAGCCGACTATTGATGGGGATGAGCGATGTGCTGTTGGGAAAGCATCTAAAACACACGCATCTAAAAGAGGAGCAAGTTTTTTGACAAGATAAGTGTTAACAGCAGCTTCAGGCGTATATTCCACATTCTCCTCAGCAGTAAACCTAAGGTTATCGAGCAGTAAAACCTGGCCGTTCTGAAGCGAAGATATGGCTTCTCGAGCGGCTGGGCCAAAGACATCATCAACAAATTTAACTTCTTTGCCAAGGACTTTGGATAAGGCTTGAGCGTGTTGATCCAACGGTACATAATCGTATCTACCAACTCTACCTTGATGTGAAACAACCACCACTTTAGAGTTAGATAGATCCTTTACTGTGACTGCTGCTTCCATTATCCTATTAAGCTCAAGCAGCTGATGTGTTTTAGGGTCGATGGGTGTGTTGATATCAACTCTTACAATCACTGTCTTACCATCAAGATTCAGATCCTCAATAGTTAGGAGCGTATCCCCCGCAGTAGTTAAATTGCTTCCGCCTAGAGACGTCAGGATTCTTCCCTCCACATTCAAGTAGCCTCTAACTATATTAAAAAGTATCGATGCCAAACCTTGTATCTTTAGCGTTTCGACACCATGCTCTTTAGGCCACAAAAATCACCACATGAGCCCACCTAAGCGCTAAGTCCGCCTAGTGATAGATCCGTATAATTCGACTTAAATCAGCTGCGATGTTGCTAATGTACAGATAGATATCACTAATCAGCATTAGTAGAAAATGATCAACATCATTTAATCAAACAGTATACTAACGACTTTAGTTATAGAAAAAGATCAATCAGTAATCGGTCTGACTCGGCAGATTACTTATGAAGATGCATTAAGAAGTTTCTACCAAGCTCGTCTATGATGCCTCAATCCTTGAATGATGTATACATCTTGTATGTTGGCATGATGTATACTCTTTGCAACCATGTTTGTTAGGATTCCTTCTTATTACAAATAAGAAAAGTAAGATAGTTATGCTCTCACTAAACCTTTTTAAGATGGACAACCCTAATTTATC comes from Nitrososphaerota archaeon and encodes:
- a CDS encoding phosphoglycerate kinase, producing MEDLNLDGKTVIVRVDINTPIDPKTHQLLELNRIMEAAVTVKDLSNSKVVVVSHQGRVGRYDYVPLDQHAQALSKVLGKEVKFVDDVFGPAAREAISSLQNGQVLLLDNLRFTAEENVEYTPEAAVNTYLVKKLAPLLDACVLDAFPTAHRSSPSIVGFAEILPTCGGRLIVKELKTLNRILTVAKAPYVAVLGGAKVSDRIEAIETLITNKRADKVLLSGLLANVFLRAKGKLKTPIGVDKEEQYVKKAQNLLDEYPDVFEFPTDVAVDRGGERVEIRVEDLREDDQVYDIGHKTVENYSKIIRGAGTVFMSGPPGFFEREEFSYGTEMLLRAMASSFATTIVSGGHLSAALQKFGIKEWIDHVSTAGGALVLYLAGKKLPLIEALYRAAKRWRSSR